A single Mangrovimonas sp. YM274 DNA region contains:
- a CDS encoding polyprenyl synthetase family protein — translation MQNVEHYQDTFSKYLQTFTVQKEPVSLYNPINYILNLGGKRLRPVLTLMTAEMFGCNVEKALHAALSIEVFHNFSLVHDDIMDDAPLRRGNETVHEKWDLNTGILSGDAMLILAYQLFENYEPHVFQALARLFSRTALEVCEGQQYDMDFELMDNVSIPDYLKMIEYKTAVLVGAAMQMGAIVAEASLDDQKGVYEFGKNLGIAFQLQDDYLDAFGDPKSFGKQVGGDIIENKKTYLYLKALEFSSESDRLQLQHLYGIQPTDASEKIKTVKQFFESTGAAQATKEAIKHYTNMAFAVLEKLKIPQERKDILRVFGEQLMDRKV, via the coding sequence ATGCAAAACGTAGAACATTATCAGGATACTTTTAGCAAGTATTTACAGACTTTTACGGTTCAAAAGGAGCCCGTTTCTTTATACAATCCAATTAATTACATTCTCAATTTAGGTGGTAAGCGATTACGCCCTGTACTTACCCTAATGACGGCCGAAATGTTTGGTTGTAATGTTGAAAAAGCCTTGCATGCGGCTTTGAGTATTGAGGTGTTTCATAACTTTTCTTTAGTGCATGACGATATTATGGATGATGCCCCTTTGAGAAGGGGGAATGAAACGGTACATGAGAAATGGGATTTGAATACCGGTATTTTATCTGGTGATGCTATGTTGATTTTGGCTTATCAATTGTTTGAAAATTATGAGCCCCACGTATTTCAGGCTTTGGCAAGACTGTTTAGTAGAACTGCATTGGAAGTTTGTGAAGGGCAGCAATACGATATGGATTTTGAGTTAATGGATAACGTGTCCATTCCCGACTATTTAAAAATGATTGAGTATAAAACGGCTGTTTTGGTTGGGGCCGCCATGCAAATGGGAGCCATTGTTGCAGAGGCTTCTTTGGACGATCAAAAGGGGGTTTATGAATTCGGAAAAAACCTCGGAATCGCTTTTCAATTGCAAGATGACTATCTGGATGCGTTTGGAGATCCCAAAAGTTTTGGAAAACAGGTGGGAGGCGATATTATTGAAAACAAGAAGACCTATCTTTATTTGAAGGCATTGGAGTTTTCTTCAGAAAGTGACCGTTTGCAGTTACAGCATTTGTATGGTATTCAGCCTACAGATGCGTCTGAGAAAATTAAAACCGTCAAACAATTTTTTGAATCTACGGGTGCAGCTCAGGCTACTAAGGAGGCAATTAAGCACTATACAAATATGGCATTTGCTGTTCTTGAGAAGTTGAAAATTCCGCAAGAGCGAAAGGATATTTTGAGAGTGTTTGGCGAACAGTTAATGGATAGAAAAGTATAG
- a CDS encoding alpha-ketoglutarate decarboxylase has translation MKKILLPLLFTCLFASTSFCQQTAPKQKSEFWRHVRFGGGIGLGFGDGFFSGTLAPSAIYEFNWQFALGVGLNFSYNTQKNFYKSTIVGGSLIGLYRPIEQIQLSAEFEEMNISRNYDRRWDLQNENYWYPALYLGAGYSTRNVTIGIRYDVLYDRDKSIYADPWAPFVRVYF, from the coding sequence TTGAAGAAAATTCTATTGCCGCTACTTTTCACTTGTCTTTTTGCATCCACAAGTTTCTGCCAACAGACTGCTCCTAAGCAAAAAAGTGAGTTTTGGAGACATGTTCGATTTGGGGGAGGAATTGGCCTTGGTTTTGGTGATGGTTTCTTTAGTGGTACATTAGCCCCAAGTGCCATTTACGAATTCAACTGGCAATTTGCATTGGGTGTGGGACTCAATTTTTCTTACAACACTCAAAAGAACTTCTATAAATCAACCATCGTGGGAGGCAGTTTGATTGGGCTGTACCGACCTATAGAACAAATCCAGCTTTCTGCTGAATTTGAAGAAATGAACATCAGTAGAAACTATGATCGCCGATGGGACCTTCAAAACGAAAACTATTGGTATCCGGCCCTTTATTTAGGAGCTGGCTATAGCACTAGAAATGTGACTATAGGAATTCGCTATGATGTTTTATACGACCGGGACAAAAGTATTTACGCCGATCCTTGGGCGCCATTCGTAAGGGTTTATTTCTAA
- a CDS encoding efflux RND transporter periplasmic adaptor subunit: MKNIFTIITLAFLIVSCGGEKKKNSVENVLSSNNLELIRTKRAEVVAEQQEIAGKLKQLDDAIAKLDTVKHVPLITTFTAKQEEFKHMLDIQGNVTTKNLLVITPEFNGILTDIYVKEGQQVSKGQILAKIDDGGLGQQLAQLQIQAELAKTTFDRQKRLWDANIGSELQYLQAKSSYEAQTKAINQLQQQIAKTRVTAPFSGTIDDIITEKGSVVAAGQSQLIRLVNLKDMYIETDVPERYITDVTKGKEVIVEFPVLNKTINTEIRQAGDYINPANRTFKVQVDIPNKDESIKPNLTARLKINDYTNENALLIPQSIISENANGEQYIYVIKDKNGNGEGQANRVIIKTGRTQGDVIEVLDGIENGAEIIQEGARSVKDGQTVKVITY; this comes from the coding sequence ATGAAAAACATATTTACCATCATAACACTAGCATTTCTTATTGTTTCCTGTGGAGGCGAAAAGAAAAAGAATTCTGTAGAAAATGTTTTAAGCTCTAACAACTTAGAATTAATAAGGACCAAAAGAGCCGAAGTTGTTGCAGAACAGCAAGAAATTGCAGGCAAGTTAAAGCAACTTGACGATGCCATTGCAAAATTAGACACTGTAAAACATGTTCCACTTATCACCACTTTTACCGCAAAACAAGAAGAATTCAAACACATGTTAGACATTCAAGGGAATGTGACGACTAAAAACCTATTAGTGATTACGCCAGAATTCAACGGAATTCTAACCGATATTTATGTTAAGGAAGGGCAACAGGTTAGTAAAGGTCAAATTTTAGCAAAAATTGATGATGGCGGATTAGGTCAGCAATTGGCTCAATTACAAATTCAAGCTGAATTGGCCAAAACTACTTTTGACCGTCAAAAACGTCTTTGGGATGCCAATATTGGTAGTGAATTGCAATACCTACAAGCAAAATCCTCATACGAGGCACAAACCAAAGCCATTAACCAATTGCAACAGCAAATAGCCAAAACAAGAGTAACGGCTCCATTTAGCGGAACCATCGATGATATCATCACAGAAAAAGGAAGCGTGGTTGCAGCGGGACAATCCCAATTAATAAGATTGGTAAACCTTAAGGACATGTACATTGAAACAGACGTTCCGGAACGCTACATTACCGACGTAACCAAAGGAAAAGAAGTAATTGTTGAATTCCCGGTATTGAACAAAACAATCAATACAGAGATTCGCCAGGCGGGAGATTATATCAACCCTGCCAACAGAACGTTTAAAGTACAAGTGGATATTCCTAATAAAGACGAATCTATCAAACCTAACTTGACTGCACGTTTAAAAATTAACGATTACACCAATGAAAATGCCTTACTAATTCCGCAAAGTATCATTTCTGAAAATGCCAATGGAGAGCAATATATTTATGTTATCAAGGATAAAAATGGTAACGGAGAGGGACAGGCAAACCGTGTAATCATTAAAACAGGAAGAACCCAAGGAGATGTCATTGAAGTTCTGGACGGTATAGAAAACGGAGCCGAAATCATTCAAGAAGGTGCTCGTAGCGTTAAAGATGGGCAAACAGTTAAAGTAATCACCTACTAA
- a CDS encoding 2-oxoglutarate dehydrogenase E1 component, producing the protein MDKYSFLNAAHTAYFADLYDQYLQNPDSVEPSWRAFFQGYDFGSESYGMDGEIVEGVSAQIPEHLQKEFQVVNLIDGYRSRGHLFTKTNPVRDRRKYEPTLDIENFGLSKTDLNTVFNAGDILGIGAQPLHEIIRHLEAIYCDAIGVEYMYIRNPERKQWIQERLNINDNHPQFSVDQKKHILKKLNEAVSFENFLHTKYVGQKRFSLEGGESLIPALDAVIERAADYGVKEFVMGMAHRGRLSTLTNIFGKSAKDIFSEFDGKDYEEEIFDGDVKYHLGWTSDRVTDTGKKINLNIAPNPSHLETVGAVVEGITRAKQDDKYPEEPSLVLPIVVHGDAAIAGQGLVYEVVQMAQLEGYGTSGTIHIVVNNQIGFTTNYLDARSSTYCTDVGKVTLSPVLHVNADDAEAVVHAMLFALDFRMKFKRDVFIDLLGYRKYGHNEGDEPKFTQPLLYKAIAKHKNPRDIYADRLIAEGVISKDHVAQLEEQYKASLEEKLEDSRKEDKTVITPFMQNEWVDYVTVKEDEMMKPVDTTYSKEGLEKIVGVISSLPKDKKFIRKIERLVESRKTMFEENKLDWAMAEHLAYGTLLEEGHDVRISGQDVERGTFSHRHAVVKVEDSEEEIVLLNTISEEQGRFFVYNSLLSEYGVVGFDYGYAMASPKTLTIWEAQFGDFSNGAQIMIDQYISAAEDKWKLQNGLVMLLPHGYEGQGAEHSSARMERYLQLCAKDNMFVADCTTPANMFHLLRKQMKATYRKPLIVFTPKSLLRHPKCVSTVEEFANGSFQMLIDDADVAVENVKTLVFVTGKFYYDLLEERENLSRNDVALVRIEQLFPLPEKEIKAVLEKYKGVEDVVWAQEEPRNMGAYSHMLMHLDEARTFRAATRRSYGAPAAGSSVRSKKRHQEVIDFVFDKSKNNQR; encoded by the coding sequence ATGGATAAATATTCCTTTTTAAACGCAGCACATACAGCATACTTTGCTGACTTATACGATCAATATTTACAAAACCCAGATTCAGTTGAGCCTAGTTGGAGAGCCTTTTTTCAAGGTTATGATTTTGGTAGCGAAAGCTACGGAATGGACGGTGAGATTGTAGAAGGTGTTTCCGCTCAAATACCAGAGCATCTTCAAAAAGAATTTCAGGTTGTTAACCTCATAGATGGGTATCGCTCCAGAGGGCACTTGTTTACAAAGACCAATCCGGTTCGTGACCGTCGGAAATATGAGCCAACCCTGGATATTGAAAACTTCGGGTTGTCTAAAACCGACTTAAATACCGTTTTCAATGCAGGTGATATTCTTGGTATAGGCGCACAACCGTTACATGAAATTATTAGACATCTAGAGGCCATCTATTGCGATGCCATTGGTGTTGAGTATATGTATATTCGAAACCCTGAACGTAAACAATGGATTCAGGAACGGTTGAACATTAATGACAATCACCCTCAATTTTCTGTGGATCAGAAAAAGCATATTCTCAAAAAGTTAAATGAAGCAGTGTCTTTTGAAAATTTCCTGCATACTAAATATGTAGGGCAAAAGCGCTTTTCATTGGAAGGAGGAGAGTCGTTAATACCAGCTTTGGATGCGGTTATTGAGCGCGCTGCAGACTATGGAGTTAAGGAGTTTGTGATGGGAATGGCGCACCGTGGTCGTTTGAGTACCTTGACCAATATCTTTGGAAAGTCTGCTAAAGACATATTTAGTGAATTTGATGGTAAGGACTATGAAGAAGAAATATTTGATGGAGACGTAAAGTATCACTTAGGTTGGACCAGTGACCGTGTGACAGATACAGGAAAGAAAATTAATCTAAATATAGCTCCCAACCCTTCTCATTTGGAAACTGTAGGAGCCGTTGTTGAAGGGATTACCCGTGCCAAACAGGATGACAAATATCCAGAAGAGCCTTCTTTGGTTTTACCAATTGTAGTGCATGGAGATGCCGCAATTGCAGGGCAAGGTTTGGTGTATGAAGTGGTTCAAATGGCGCAGTTGGAAGGTTATGGAACCAGTGGGACTATTCATATTGTTGTAAATAACCAAATAGGATTTACAACCAACTATTTAGATGCTCGTTCCAGTACTTATTGTACCGATGTAGGGAAGGTAACCCTGTCTCCGGTGTTGCACGTAAATGCCGATGATGCCGAAGCAGTGGTACATGCTATGTTGTTTGCTTTGGACTTCCGAATGAAGTTTAAGCGTGATGTCTTCATCGATTTACTAGGGTATAGAAAATATGGGCATAACGAAGGGGATGAGCCTAAGTTTACACAGCCATTACTATATAAAGCAATAGCAAAGCATAAAAACCCGAGAGATATTTATGCAGATCGATTAATCGCTGAAGGGGTGATTAGCAAAGATCATGTTGCTCAATTGGAAGAGCAGTATAAAGCTTCATTGGAAGAAAAGCTTGAAGATTCAAGAAAAGAAGATAAAACGGTTATTACACCGTTCATGCAAAATGAATGGGTGGATTACGTCACCGTTAAGGAAGATGAAATGATGAAACCAGTGGACACCACCTATTCTAAAGAAGGTTTAGAGAAAATAGTTGGCGTTATTTCATCGTTGCCAAAAGATAAAAAGTTCATTCGTAAGATAGAACGTCTTGTTGAATCCCGTAAAACAATGTTTGAAGAGAACAAGTTGGATTGGGCCATGGCTGAGCACTTAGCGTATGGAACATTGTTGGAAGAAGGACACGATGTGCGTATCTCAGGACAAGATGTGGAACGTGGAACTTTCTCTCACCGTCATGCGGTTGTTAAAGTAGAGGATAGTGAAGAAGAAATTGTATTGTTGAATACAATTAGCGAGGAGCAAGGACGCTTCTTTGTTTATAACTCATTGCTTTCGGAGTACGGAGTTGTTGGGTTTGATTATGGTTATGCAATGGCCAGCCCTAAAACCTTGACTATTTGGGAAGCTCAATTTGGTGACTTCAGTAACGGCGCCCAAATTATGATTGATCAGTATATTTCTGCGGCAGAAGATAAGTGGAAATTACAAAATGGTTTGGTAATGTTGTTGCCGCACGGTTATGAAGGGCAGGGAGCAGAGCACTCCTCGGCACGTATGGAGCGTTACCTTCAATTATGTGCTAAAGACAATATGTTTGTGGCCGACTGTACCACACCTGCCAATATGTTCCACTTGTTAAGAAAGCAAATGAAGGCTACGTATAGAAAGCCATTAATTGTTTTCACCCCAAAGAGTCTTTTACGTCATCCAAAATGTGTTTCTACAGTAGAAGAATTTGCCAACGGCAGCTTCCAAATGCTTATTGATGATGCCGATGTTGCAGTTGAAAACGTTAAGACCTTAGTATTCGTAACAGGTAAGTTCTATTACGATTTATTGGAAGAGCGTGAAAACCTAAGCCGTAACGATGTAGCGCTAGTAAGAATAGAACAATTATTCCCATTACCGGAGAAAGAAATTAAAGCGGTATTGGAGAAATATAAAGGTGTTGAGGACGTTGTTTGGGCACAGGAAGAACCTAGAAATATGGGGGCTTACAGTCACATGCTTATGCATCTTGATGAGGCTAGAACCTTTAGGGCTGCAACCCGTAGATCTTATGGGGCTCCGGCTGCAGGTAGTAGCGTACGTTCCAAAAAACGTCACCAAGAAGTTATTGACTTCGTATTTGATAAATCAAAAAATAACCAGAGATAA
- a CDS encoding TetR/AcrR family transcriptional regulator has product MKDEILKTAAELFLTYGFKSVTMDEIANTLGMSKKTIYQYFANKNVLVEATTLYMFNIISNGINDIRAQKLNPIEEIFEIKRFTMQHLKNEKSSPQFQLQKYYPKIFESLKTNQFCVMEDCVTCNLTEGVEQGLYRDTINVQFISKMYFHSMMALKDKELFPLNNFSMHELMNHYLEYHLRGICTEKGLETLKKYTNTNRST; this is encoded by the coding sequence ATGAAGGACGAAATTTTAAAAACCGCCGCAGAACTCTTTTTAACCTATGGTTTTAAGAGTGTTACAATGGACGAAATTGCCAACACACTTGGCATGTCCAAAAAGACCATCTATCAATACTTTGCCAACAAAAATGTATTGGTAGAAGCTACGACCCTTTATATGTTCAACATCATATCCAATGGCATTAACGATATAAGGGCCCAAAAGCTAAACCCTATCGAGGAAATTTTTGAAATAAAAAGATTTACAATGCAACACTTAAAGAATGAGAAGTCTTCACCTCAATTCCAGTTGCAGAAGTATTACCCTAAGATTTTTGAATCTTTAAAGACCAACCAGTTTTGCGTCATGGAGGATTGCGTCACCTGCAACTTGACAGAAGGAGTAGAACAGGGACTTTACCGAGATACTATTAATGTACAGTTTATCTCAAAAATGTATTTCCACTCCATGATGGCCTTAAAAGACAAAGAACTTTTTCCACTAAATAACTTTTCCATGCATGAATTAATGAACCACTATTTGGAATATCACTTGAGGGGAATTTGCACAGAAAAAGGCCTGGAAACATTAAAAAAGTACACAAACACAAATCGATCAACATAA
- the odhB gene encoding 2-oxoglutarate dehydrogenase complex dihydrolipoyllysine-residue succinyltransferase, which translates to MILEMKVPSPGESITEVEIAEWLVADGDYVEKDQAIAEVDSDKATLELPAEASGIITLKAEEGDAVAVGEVVCLIDTSAAKPEGDAPAKEAVKEEAAPKQEAQKPAEVAETKTYATGTASPAAKKILAEKGMQASEVAGTGKDGRVTKEDAVNAKPSMGTPTGGSRGETRSKLSMLRRKVAERLVSAKNETAMLTTFNEANMTPIFELRNQYKEEFKAKHGVGLGFMSFFTLAVVRALKEYPAVNSMIDGKEMITYDFCDISIAVSGPKGLMVPVIRNAENLTFRGVEAEVKRLALRARDGQITVDEMTGGTFTISNGGVFGSMLSTPIINPPQSGILGMHNIIERPIAVDGKVEIHPMMYLALSYDHRIIDGRESVGFLVAIKEALENPTELLMNNDVRKALEL; encoded by the coding sequence ATGATTTTAGAAATGAAAGTCCCTTCACCAGGGGAGTCCATCACGGAAGTAGAAATTGCAGAATGGTTGGTTGCAGATGGAGATTATGTAGAAAAAGACCAAGCAATTGCAGAGGTTGACAGTGATAAAGCAACCTTAGAGCTTCCTGCCGAAGCAAGCGGAATTATTACGCTTAAGGCAGAAGAAGGTGATGCGGTAGCTGTAGGTGAAGTGGTTTGTTTAATAGATACCAGTGCAGCAAAACCGGAAGGTGATGCTCCTGCCAAAGAAGCTGTAAAAGAAGAAGCAGCTCCTAAGCAAGAGGCGCAAAAACCAGCTGAGGTTGCAGAAACTAAAACCTATGCAACGGGAACAGCAAGTCCAGCAGCCAAGAAAATTTTGGCAGAAAAGGGCATGCAGGCTTCTGAAGTGGCTGGAACTGGAAAGGATGGTCGTGTAACAAAAGAAGATGCTGTGAATGCTAAACCTTCTATGGGAACCCCGACAGGAGGTAGTCGAGGAGAGACTCGTTCTAAACTGTCTATGTTGCGTCGTAAGGTGGCCGAGCGTTTAGTGTCAGCTAAAAATGAAACAGCTATGTTGACCACTTTCAATGAGGCCAACATGACGCCTATTTTTGAGCTGCGTAACCAATATAAAGAAGAATTTAAGGCAAAACATGGTGTTGGTCTTGGGTTTATGAGTTTCTTTACCTTGGCAGTTGTTAGGGCGTTGAAGGAGTATCCAGCTGTAAACTCTATGATTGATGGTAAGGAAATGATTACTTATGATTTCTGTGATATCAGTATTGCCGTATCTGGACCAAAAGGATTGATGGTACCGGTAATAAGAAATGCAGAGAATCTTACTTTTAGGGGAGTAGAGGCCGAAGTAAAACGTTTGGCTCTCCGTGCTCGTGACGGACAGATTACGGTGGATGAAATGACAGGCGGTACCTTTACAATTTCTAATGGAGGTGTGTTTGGAAGTATGTTATCTACACCAATTATCAACCCTCCTCAAAGTGGTATTTTAGGAATGCACAATATTATTGAGCGTCCTATCGCCGTAGATGGTAAGGTTGAAATCCACCCAATGATGTATTTGGCATTGTCTTACGATCATAGAATTATTGATGGAAGAGAGTCTGTAGGATTTTTGGTAGCAATTAAAGAAGCCCTTGAAAACCCAACAGAATTGTTGATGAACAACGATGTTAGAAAAGCTTTGGAGCTATAA
- a CDS encoding TolC family protein, with amino-acid sequence MKHNLILTLSLLCSLTFFGQEETQVFSLQEAIDYALEHNRASINASRDIEAAEKQKWETTASGLPQIDATVDYQNWIKQQVSLLPGELAGGEPGTFIPVTFGTKHSVNATATLNQKIFDGSYLVGLQSAKVYLEISQNAKVKTDLEVRQAVINAYVNVLFSEEALDILNKNLAVLQKNLEETTKIFENGLEEEESVEQLQITLSGIESQLNNTRRLKVLAYQMFNITLGLDLNTDTTLTDDLAMLTEENMDLGILQADENIENTIDYKIAKNDMVSKELLLKLEKSKFLPTLNAFVNGGYLGFNDEFGFLRGDQQWFGTSLFGLSLRVPIFSSGMRSASTQRARINYEKAQTDLTEIEQQLKLQIASAKSDYQLAMEEYENKKKNLNLAERIETKNETKFFEGVGSSFELRQAQTQLYTAQEEYLQAMMQVINTKAELETSLNTVLIN; translated from the coding sequence ATGAAACACAATCTCATCTTAACCCTAAGCCTATTGTGCTCCCTTACCTTTTTTGGACAGGAGGAGACGCAAGTCTTCAGTCTTCAGGAAGCCATAGACTACGCTTTGGAGCATAACCGCGCTTCCATTAATGCGTCCAGGGATATTGAAGCAGCTGAAAAACAAAAATGGGAAACCACCGCTAGTGGATTACCTCAAATTGACGCAACCGTAGATTACCAAAATTGGATCAAACAGCAAGTATCACTTTTGCCTGGTGAGCTTGCAGGAGGTGAACCTGGAACATTCATTCCGGTAACTTTCGGCACTAAACATTCAGTAAATGCTACCGCAACTTTAAACCAAAAGATCTTTGACGGCTCTTATTTGGTTGGCCTGCAATCGGCCAAAGTGTATTTGGAAATCTCCCAAAACGCCAAAGTAAAAACAGATCTTGAAGTACGGCAAGCAGTTATTAACGCCTATGTCAATGTGTTGTTTTCAGAAGAAGCTTTGGACATTTTGAATAAAAACTTAGCCGTGCTTCAAAAGAATTTGGAAGAAACCACCAAGATTTTTGAGAATGGTTTGGAAGAAGAGGAAAGTGTTGAGCAATTGCAAATCACACTGTCCGGCATTGAAAGCCAATTAAACAATACCAGACGCCTAAAAGTGCTCGCCTATCAAATGTTTAATATAACCTTAGGTTTAGACTTGAATACCGACACCACTTTAACAGATGATTTGGCCATGCTTACCGAAGAAAATATGGACTTGGGGATTTTACAAGCCGATGAGAACATTGAAAACACCATCGACTACAAAATCGCCAAGAACGATATGGTTTCAAAAGAATTGTTACTGAAATTAGAAAAAAGCAAATTTTTACCCACCCTAAATGCTTTTGTAAATGGAGGGTATTTAGGCTTTAATGATGAATTTGGCTTTTTAAGAGGTGATCAGCAATGGTTTGGTACTTCCCTATTTGGGCTAAGCCTCAGAGTGCCTATTTTCAGTTCAGGAATGCGAAGTGCCTCTACACAAAGAGCCCGCATCAATTATGAAAAAGCACAAACGGACCTTACGGAAATAGAACAACAATTAAAACTTCAAATTGCCTCTGCAAAAAGCGACTACCAATTGGCAATGGAAGAATACGAAAACAAAAAGAAAAACCTCAACTTAGCCGAACGTATCGAAACCAAAAACGAAACTAAATTCTTTGAAGGGGTTGGCTCAAGTTTTGAATTGAGACAAGCACAAACACAACTATATACGGCACAAGAGGAATACCTTCAAGCCATGATGCAGGTCATCAACACAAAAGCCGAATTGGAAACCTCACTTAACACCGTCCTTATAAACTAA